One genomic segment of Misgurnus anguillicaudatus chromosome 25, ASM2758022v2, whole genome shotgun sequence includes these proteins:
- the ly86 gene encoding lymphocyte antigen 86 — MATCLCSNTLVLVLFIISVHWVYCQDVQWPLHTVCNSDTLTVSYRSCDILQDVGFTFLPCPNKLTDPANLRLALLLRQPIDELYLSAVLLLGGIEVFRRNEALCPPHFPRFTFCGSRRGELITIDSKLNSITELPLNGDFTFRVTVVNQDNFQIACVNATLSIM, encoded by the exons ATGGCGACATGTTTGTGCAGTAACACTTTAGTTCTGGTTCTATTCATTATTTCGGTGCATTGGGTTTACTGTCAGGATGTCCAGTGGCCTCTTCACACAGTGTGCAACTCAGATACACTTACAGTGTCCTACAGGAGCTGTG ACATTTTGCAGGATGTGGGCTTCACTTTCCTCCCTTGCCCTAACAAATTAACAGATCCGGCAAATTTGAGATTGGCTTTATTACTGA GACAGCCCATCGATGAGTTGTACCTATCAGCTGTGCTGTTGCTGGGGGGCATAGAAGTCTTCAGAAGGAACGAAGCCCTCTGTCCTCCTCATTTTCCCCGTTTCACATTTTGTGGAAGCAGGAGAGGAG AACTGATCACCATCGATTCAAAATTGAATTCAATAACAGAGCTTCCTCTTAAT GGTGACTTTACATTTCGGGTGACTGTAGTAAATCAAGATAATTTTCAGATTGCCTGTGTGAATGCAACTCTCAGCATCATGTGA
- the LOC129426312 gene encoding coagulation factor XIII A chain isoform X2: MFFDDPCSYSGPQGGRIPIDKSNSVECNPPATERIDGLVARGTPGEAAGLSVVSVDMHATENKKDHNTNKYKNSNLIVRRNQEFTIVIKFNRPFKEHQDNVQVEFLIGTTPDVNKGTYNIVSIGKEKRDGSWKCRVVNTHDNEVAVGITPDSSCIVGRFRTFVVVVSDMGKQRTQRNPDTDVYVLFNPWDPADQVYMEKDEDRQEYVLNDVGIIYNGDHDNVTSRSWNYGQFEQGVLDACLLVMDVGKVPLVFRGNGTQVARQAAALINAQDDNGVLVGNWSSDYSGGTAPTAWTGSPEILLKYAKTGGTPVCYGQCWVFAGVLNTFVRCLGIPVRVITNYCSAHDNTGNLMTDIVLDEAGRVDKRKTTDSVWNYHCWNEVYMKRLDLPSQYSGWQVIDSTPQETSDGLYRCGPTSVNAIREGEISYQFDARFVFAELNSDMIYYQSDKYGKRKVIHVDPTYVGKLVLTKKLNSSEYEDITSNYKYPEGTLKEREAMEMAESRGVPTRNNLAPAASGLAIELQADVVKMGDNLKLTMNVKNETTKKCTIHTTLTGCVVYYTGVISSFFKFENGDVTVESLQTETLKIDVRAMEYMPYLVEQSNLMFVVYGQIDDKDVSLSKMKVVTLLPPDLTLRVTGTPQVGKDLMITVEFLNPFNYTLENVQLRLDGPDLIQTKMKKYRQIFPGGTIKYKESIIPKASGKKTLMACLDCNTLRQVTNKIEIKVLDKQEKENMGSSK, encoded by the exons ATGTTTTTCGATGACCCGTGCTCCTACTCAGGTCCCCAAGGTGGCCGGATTCCTATTGACAAATCAAACTCTGTTGAGTGTAACCCTCCTGCAACTGAACGTATCGATGGTTTGGTGGCAAGAGGAACCCCAGGTGAAG CTGCTGGTCTGTCAGTGGTGAGCGTTGACATGCATGCGACTGAGAACAAGAAAGACCACAACACGAACAAATACAAGAACTCCAACCTCATCGTACGCAGGAATCAGGAATTCACCATCGTCATCAAATTTAACCGCCCCTTCAAAGAACATCAGGACAACGTGCAGGTGGAGTTTCTCATTG GTACCACACCTGATGTAAACAAGGGCACCTACAACATCGTGTCCATCGGAAAAGAGAAACGTGATGGCAGCTGGAAGTGTCGTGTGGTGAACACACACGACAACGAGGTGGCAGTGGGCATCACGCCGGACTCCAGCTGTATCGTGGGCCGTTTTCGCACTTTCGTGGTTGTAGTGAGTGATATGGGAAAACAGCGCACCCAAAGGAATCCTGACACTGATGTTTACGTGCTGTTTAATCCTTGGGATCCTG CGGATCAGGTGTACATGGAGAAAGATGAAGACAGGCAGGAGTATGTTTTGAATGATGTTGGGATCATTTATAATGGAGACCATGACAATGTGACGTCCCGTTCATGGAACTATGGGCAG TTTGAACAAGGAGTTTTGGATGCATGCCTTCTAGTTATGGATGTTGGTAAAGTGCCGCTGGTATTCCGTGGAAACGGCACTCAAGTAGCCCGGCAGGCTGCAGCTTTG ATAAATGCTCAGGATGATAATGGTGTTCTGGTTGGTAACTGGAGTAGTGATTACTCAGGTGGCACAGCACCCACTGCCTGGACTGGAAGTCCTGAAATCCTGCTGAAATACGCAAAAACAGGTGGCACCCCTGTTTGCTACGGCCAGTGTTGGGTGTTCGCCGGTGTCCTGAACACAT TTGTGCGCTGTCTTGGGATACCAGTGAGGGTCATCACCAACTACTGCTCAGCTCATGACAACACAGGCAACTTGATGACAGACATTGTGCTGGACGAAGCTGGTAGAGTGGACAAAAGGAAGACAACAGATTCAGTGTG GAACTATCACTGCTGGAATGAGGTGTACATGAAGAGACTTGATTTGCCCTCACAATACTCTGGCTGGCAGGTGATTGACTCCACCCCTCAGGAGACCAGTGATG GTCTCTATCGATGTGGCCCGACATCTGTCAATGCTATAAGAGAGGGAGAAATCAGCTACCAGTTCGATGCAAGATTCGTCTTTGCCGAG cTAAACAGCGATATGATCTACTATCAGTCTGATAAGTATGGAAAAAGGAAGGTCATCCATGTGGACCCTACGTATGTGGGAAAACTCGTTTTGACCAAAAAGCTGAATAGCAGTGAATATGAGGATATCACTTCTAACTATAAGTATCCAGAGG GAACTCTGAAGGAGAGGGAGGCCATGGAGATGGCAGAAAGTCGTGGTGTTCCTACTAGGAATAACTTGGCCCCAGCTGCATCTGGTCTGGCTATTGAGCTCCAGGCCGATGTCGTCAAAATGGGTGATAACCTCAAGCTGACTATGAACGTAAAGAACGAGACCACCAAAAAATGCACCATCCATACCACCCTTACTGGCTGTGTGGTGTATTACACAGGTGTCATCAGCTCTTTTTTCAAGTTTGAAAATGGAGATGTAACCGTGGAGTCGTTACAGA CTGAGACGCTAAAAATAGATGTCCGAGCTATGGAGTACATGCCCTACCTGGTGGAACAATCCAATCTGATGTTTGTTGTGTATGGGCAAATTGATGATAAGGACGTGTCTCTTTCCAAAATGAAAGTTGTCACCCTTCTCCCTCCTGACCTGACTTTGCGG GTGACTGGAACTCCCCAGGTTGGCAAAGATCTCATGATAACTGTGGAATTCCTAAATCCTTTTAATTACACGCTGGAAAATGTGCAGCTCCGCCTTGATGGACCTGATCTGATACAGACCAAGATGAAAAAATACAG GCAGATTTTTCCTGGTGgcacaataaaatataaagagTCCATCATCCCCAAGGCTTCTGGGAAGAAAACACTGATGGCATGTCTGGATTGCAACACACTGAGGCAGGTCACCAATAAGATCGAAATCAAAGTACTGGACAAACAAGAGAAAGAAAACATGGGAAGCAGCAAATGA
- the LOC129426312 gene encoding coagulation factor XIII A chain isoform X1 has product MFWFHGGVYPHRMRKFRHYINLYGGLHEHICLEHPQQTHQLFNKDYQLGFIMFFDDPCSYSGPQGGRIPIDKSNSVECNPPATERIDGLVARGTPGEAAGLSVVSVDMHATENKKDHNTNKYKNSNLIVRRNQEFTIVIKFNRPFKEHQDNVQVEFLIGTTPDVNKGTYNIVSIGKEKRDGSWKCRVVNTHDNEVAVGITPDSSCIVGRFRTFVVVVSDMGKQRTQRNPDTDVYVLFNPWDPADQVYMEKDEDRQEYVLNDVGIIYNGDHDNVTSRSWNYGQFEQGVLDACLLVMDVGKVPLVFRGNGTQVARQAAALINAQDDNGVLVGNWSSDYSGGTAPTAWTGSPEILLKYAKTGGTPVCYGQCWVFAGVLNTFVRCLGIPVRVITNYCSAHDNTGNLMTDIVLDEAGRVDKRKTTDSVWNYHCWNEVYMKRLDLPSQYSGWQVIDSTPQETSDGLYRCGPTSVNAIREGEISYQFDARFVFAELNSDMIYYQSDKYGKRKVIHVDPTYVGKLVLTKKLNSSEYEDITSNYKYPEGTLKEREAMEMAESRGVPTRNNLAPAASGLAIELQADVVKMGDNLKLTMNVKNETTKKCTIHTTLTGCVVYYTGVISSFFKFENGDVTVESLQTETLKIDVRAMEYMPYLVEQSNLMFVVYGQIDDKDVSLSKMKVVTLLPPDLTLRVTGTPQVGKDLMITVEFLNPFNYTLENVQLRLDGPDLIQTKMKKYRQIFPGGTIKYKESIIPKASGKKTLMACLDCNTLRQVTNKIEIKVLDKQEKENMGSSK; this is encoded by the exons ATGTTTTGGTTCCATGGAGGTGTTTATCCTCATAGGATGAGGAAGTTCAGACACTATATTAATTTGTATGGAGGTCTTCATGAACATATCTGCCTGGAGCATCCACAGCAGACCCATCAACTCTTCAACAAAGACT ATCAACTTGGGTTCATCATGTTTTTCGATGACCCGTGCTCCTACTCAGGTCCCCAAGGTGGCCGGATTCCTATTGACAAATCAAACTCTGTTGAGTGTAACCCTCCTGCAACTGAACGTATCGATGGTTTGGTGGCAAGAGGAACCCCAGGTGAAG CTGCTGGTCTGTCAGTGGTGAGCGTTGACATGCATGCGACTGAGAACAAGAAAGACCACAACACGAACAAATACAAGAACTCCAACCTCATCGTACGCAGGAATCAGGAATTCACCATCGTCATCAAATTTAACCGCCCCTTCAAAGAACATCAGGACAACGTGCAGGTGGAGTTTCTCATTG GTACCACACCTGATGTAAACAAGGGCACCTACAACATCGTGTCCATCGGAAAAGAGAAACGTGATGGCAGCTGGAAGTGTCGTGTGGTGAACACACACGACAACGAGGTGGCAGTGGGCATCACGCCGGACTCCAGCTGTATCGTGGGCCGTTTTCGCACTTTCGTGGTTGTAGTGAGTGATATGGGAAAACAGCGCACCCAAAGGAATCCTGACACTGATGTTTACGTGCTGTTTAATCCTTGGGATCCTG CGGATCAGGTGTACATGGAGAAAGATGAAGACAGGCAGGAGTATGTTTTGAATGATGTTGGGATCATTTATAATGGAGACCATGACAATGTGACGTCCCGTTCATGGAACTATGGGCAG TTTGAACAAGGAGTTTTGGATGCATGCCTTCTAGTTATGGATGTTGGTAAAGTGCCGCTGGTATTCCGTGGAAACGGCACTCAAGTAGCCCGGCAGGCTGCAGCTTTG ATAAATGCTCAGGATGATAATGGTGTTCTGGTTGGTAACTGGAGTAGTGATTACTCAGGTGGCACAGCACCCACTGCCTGGACTGGAAGTCCTGAAATCCTGCTGAAATACGCAAAAACAGGTGGCACCCCTGTTTGCTACGGCCAGTGTTGGGTGTTCGCCGGTGTCCTGAACACAT TTGTGCGCTGTCTTGGGATACCAGTGAGGGTCATCACCAACTACTGCTCAGCTCATGACAACACAGGCAACTTGATGACAGACATTGTGCTGGACGAAGCTGGTAGAGTGGACAAAAGGAAGACAACAGATTCAGTGTG GAACTATCACTGCTGGAATGAGGTGTACATGAAGAGACTTGATTTGCCCTCACAATACTCTGGCTGGCAGGTGATTGACTCCACCCCTCAGGAGACCAGTGATG GTCTCTATCGATGTGGCCCGACATCTGTCAATGCTATAAGAGAGGGAGAAATCAGCTACCAGTTCGATGCAAGATTCGTCTTTGCCGAG cTAAACAGCGATATGATCTACTATCAGTCTGATAAGTATGGAAAAAGGAAGGTCATCCATGTGGACCCTACGTATGTGGGAAAACTCGTTTTGACCAAAAAGCTGAATAGCAGTGAATATGAGGATATCACTTCTAACTATAAGTATCCAGAGG GAACTCTGAAGGAGAGGGAGGCCATGGAGATGGCAGAAAGTCGTGGTGTTCCTACTAGGAATAACTTGGCCCCAGCTGCATCTGGTCTGGCTATTGAGCTCCAGGCCGATGTCGTCAAAATGGGTGATAACCTCAAGCTGACTATGAACGTAAAGAACGAGACCACCAAAAAATGCACCATCCATACCACCCTTACTGGCTGTGTGGTGTATTACACAGGTGTCATCAGCTCTTTTTTCAAGTTTGAAAATGGAGATGTAACCGTGGAGTCGTTACAGA CTGAGACGCTAAAAATAGATGTCCGAGCTATGGAGTACATGCCCTACCTGGTGGAACAATCCAATCTGATGTTTGTTGTGTATGGGCAAATTGATGATAAGGACGTGTCTCTTTCCAAAATGAAAGTTGTCACCCTTCTCCCTCCTGACCTGACTTTGCGG GTGACTGGAACTCCCCAGGTTGGCAAAGATCTCATGATAACTGTGGAATTCCTAAATCCTTTTAATTACACGCTGGAAAATGTGCAGCTCCGCCTTGATGGACCTGATCTGATACAGACCAAGATGAAAAAATACAG GCAGATTTTTCCTGGTGgcacaataaaatataaagagTCCATCATCCCCAAGGCTTCTGGGAAGAAAACACTGATGGCATGTCTGGATTGCAACACACTGAGGCAGGTCACCAATAAGATCGAAATCAAAGTACTGGACAAACAAGAGAAAGAAAACATGGGAAGCAGCAAATGA